One segment of Candidatus Binatus sp. DNA contains the following:
- a CDS encoding lipopolysaccharide assembly protein LapB has protein sequence MRNRKLIARALPPLAAALAAILLTRCGDSQIEANKQLVQQQQTQIEQMQQQIEALKAGQAAGYTPGVASNSTGCDKGVETTATQRGGERFAAGDFGKALGYYQDALTACPTDERAELNVARAYEALGDNASAVKHYRKVANANTVTVSNAQTQAQDALVRLQASRLP, from the coding sequence ATGCGCAATCGCAAGCTGATCGCCCGCGCTCTTCCGCCGCTCGCTGCCGCTCTCGCCGCGATATTGCTGACTCGATGCGGCGACAGTCAAATCGAAGCCAACAAGCAACTGGTGCAGCAGCAGCAAACTCAGATCGAGCAGATGCAGCAGCAAATCGAGGCGCTTAAGGCCGGTCAAGCGGCGGGCTACACGCCCGGAGTCGCGAGCAACTCGACTGGATGCGACAAGGGCGTCGAGACGACCGCGACTCAGCGCGGCGGCGAACGCTTTGCGGCCGGCGATTTCGGCAAGGCGCTCGGCTACTACCAGGATGCGCTGACGGCGTGCCCCACCGACGAGCGCGCTGAGTTGAACGTCGCGCGCGCGTACGAGGCGCTGGGCGACAACGCGTCGGCGGTCAAGCATTATCGCAAGGTGGCGAACGCCAACACCGTCACCGTCAGCAACGCGCAAACGCAGGCGCAAGACGCGCTGGTGCGATTACAAGCGTCGCGGCTGCCCTGA
- a CDS encoding vanadium-dependent haloperoxidase, with protein MIGISRRRPRLVALAIVVLSIGLTGYRGEAKASGAHHSSGVALLRRWNQIAIDASGLDHTPPAPGETRLFGEQIGPGRASRAMAIVHIAMFDAINAISGKCRTYTGIHRAPAASMDSAIVQAAHDTLSALFPSQAPTFDTLLVQDLTTMRPGQRNAKAKGIALGHRAASAILGMRANDGSQIPEPHMGVDFIPSLLPGMWRQDPISLLGLALGAYWGDVQPFVLASSSQFRAPVPPALTSAEYTSAYDEEKSIGGDGIGTPTVRTPEQTVIGTFWAYDGTPSLCAPPRLYNQITVHIADQIGTSADVVQFSRLLALVNTSMADAGIAIWESKYFYQYWRPVAGIQESDPGTGPTGLGDGNPATIGDPAWSPLGAPASNLIAVNFTPPFPAYPSGHAGFGGALFETLRHFYGTDQIAFRFMSDEFNGVTKDHNGVPRPKVTRRYGSLSQAEEENGQSRIYLGIHWRFDKTEGIAQGRKVGDWVFDHAFTPKKSK; from the coding sequence ATGATCGGTATCTCGAGGCGCAGGCCGCGTCTGGTTGCGCTGGCTATCGTCGTTCTTTCAATTGGACTGACTGGATATCGCGGGGAGGCGAAGGCTTCTGGCGCTCATCATTCGAGCGGAGTGGCGCTGCTCCGGCGCTGGAACCAGATCGCGATCGACGCGAGCGGCCTCGATCACACTCCGCCGGCGCCGGGCGAGACCCGGTTGTTCGGTGAGCAGATCGGCCCCGGCCGCGCGAGCCGCGCGATGGCGATCGTTCATATTGCGATGTTCGACGCGATCAACGCGATCAGCGGCAAGTGCCGGACCTACACTGGAATTCACCGCGCGCCCGCAGCCTCGATGGATTCCGCGATCGTGCAGGCCGCGCATGACACGCTGTCTGCGCTGTTCCCCTCGCAGGCGCCGACGTTCGACACCCTGCTGGTCCAAGACTTGACCACGATGCGGCCGGGCCAGCGCAACGCCAAAGCAAAGGGCATCGCCTTGGGCCATCGTGCGGCCAGCGCGATCCTCGGGATGCGCGCCAACGACGGCTCGCAGATTCCCGAACCGCACATGGGTGTCGATTTCATCCCGAGCCTCCTGCCCGGGATGTGGCGCCAGGATCCGATCAGCCTGCTAGGGCTAGCGCTGGGCGCGTACTGGGGCGACGTCCAGCCCTTCGTGCTCGCTTCATCGAGCCAGTTTCGCGCACCGGTTCCGCCCGCGCTGACCAGCGCCGAATACACCTCCGCATACGACGAGGAGAAGAGCATCGGCGGCGACGGGATCGGCACTCCGACCGTGCGCACTCCCGAGCAGACCGTGATCGGCACCTTCTGGGCCTACGACGGCACGCCGAGCCTCTGCGCGCCGCCGCGCCTGTACAATCAGATCACGGTGCATATCGCCGACCAGATTGGCACCAGTGCCGACGTCGTGCAGTTCTCGCGACTGCTCGCGCTGGTCAATACGTCGATGGCCGACGCGGGCATCGCGATTTGGGAATCGAAGTACTTCTACCAGTACTGGCGTCCGGTCGCCGGCATCCAGGAGTCGGACCCGGGCACCGGTCCGACCGGGCTGGGCGACGGCAATCCGGCCACGATCGGCGATCCGGCATGGTCGCCTCTAGGCGCGCCCGCCAGCAATCTGATTGCGGTGAACTTCACGCCGCCCTTCCCTGCCTACCCGTCAGGGCATGCTGGCTTTGGCGGCGCGCTGTTCGAGACTCTGCGCCACTTTTATGGAACAGACCAGATTGCCTTCCGGTTCATGTCCGATGAATTCAACGGCGTCACCAAGGATCATAACGGTGTGCCGCGGCCCAAGGTTACCCGCCGTTACGGATCGCTGTCGCAAGCCGAGGAGGAAAACGGCCAGAGCCGGATTTATCTCGGCATCCACTGGCGCTTCGACAAGACTGAGGGTATCGCGCAGGGCCGCAAGGTCGGCGATTGGGTGTTCGACCACGCATTCACGCCGAAAAAGAGCAAGTGA
- a CDS encoding SDR family NAD(P)-dependent oxidoreductase, which yields MKDPFSVEGNVTIVTGGGTGIGESIAREFAARGAQVLIASRKVENLERVRDEIRAAGGKCEMAQCDVRDAAQCDQMVAAAVTHFGRIDTLINNHGASITTPTMQLSPNGWRAVVAINLDGVFFCSKSAARQFIEQKSGGAIINISSTAGVHGSATMLPYGASKAGVINLTVSHASEWGSKGIRVNCIAPGPIDTEGAAPRVWPNPKVKEMVARSRALGRFGTVEEIAYPCIFLASAASSYITGALLIVDGGQAPAASE from the coding sequence TTGAAAGATCCATTTAGCGTCGAAGGCAACGTCACTATCGTGACCGGCGGCGGCACCGGAATCGGCGAATCGATCGCCCGGGAGTTCGCCGCGCGCGGCGCGCAGGTGCTGATCGCGAGCCGCAAGGTCGAAAACCTGGAGCGCGTGCGCGACGAGATTCGCGCCGCCGGCGGCAAATGCGAGATGGCGCAATGCGACGTGCGCGACGCCGCTCAGTGCGATCAGATGGTTGCGGCGGCGGTCACCCATTTCGGCCGCATCGATACGCTCATCAACAATCACGGCGCGAGCATCACGACCCCGACGATGCAACTCTCTCCCAACGGATGGCGCGCGGTGGTGGCGATCAATCTCGACGGCGTTTTCTTCTGTTCGAAGTCGGCGGCGCGCCAGTTTATCGAGCAGAAAAGCGGCGGCGCGATTATCAACATCTCATCGACCGCGGGCGTGCACGGCTCGGCCACGATGCTGCCGTACGGCGCGTCGAAAGCCGGCGTGATCAACCTCACGGTGTCGCATGCGAGCGAGTGGGGCTCGAAAGGCATCCGCGTGAATTGTATCGCGCCCGGGCCGATCGATACGGAAGGCGCGGCGCCGCGCGTGTGGCCGAATCCGAAGGTCAAGGAGATGGTGGCGAGGTCGCGCGCGCTGGGGCGATTCGGCACGGTCGAGGAGATCGCGTATCCGTGCATTTTCCTGGCGTCGGCGGCGTCGAGTTACATCACGGGCGCGCTGCTGATCGTCGATGGCGGCCAGGCCCCCGCCGCCTCCGAGTAG
- a CDS encoding DUF3536 domain-containing protein, translating to MSEPRYVIIHGHFYQPPRESPWTGLIAPEHGAAPFQNWNELILSECYTANAHAHTMEGPVVHVRNNYEALSFDFGPTLAGWLETHGKAAYRAIKRGDSLSSEHRGGHGNALAHPYIHSILPLLPARDRELQIHWGIEDFVFRFGRRPMGMWLPECAADDDTLASIAAAGLKFVILAADQGRWHGPEADSRSGGPFLWRGGDLSLTIFRSDRELSGTISFGEGLADGARLAEWIAVTALSLQPGAALVIATDGETFGHHNKHGAAELARALILLERREDVILTNCAEYLEHHPARGAFEIASASSWSCPHGVERWRSDCGCRLDTNTSQEWREPFRAAMEFVKNHTEAVYDRFAPAIVKEHRAALCDGIRLLIDRNPAIHDEFFTRYQVLNESNRETLLRLFEMIRAGQASLTSCGWFFDDFSGHEGRCTLRWAARAVELAAEHSASIEFELLERLREINSGIHDNSNAASLYLSLKTREARGRV from the coding sequence ATGAGCGAACCCCGGTACGTTATAATCCACGGCCATTTCTATCAGCCGCCACGGGAAAGTCCGTGGACCGGCCTGATCGCGCCCGAGCATGGCGCCGCGCCCTTCCAGAACTGGAATGAGCTGATACTCAGCGAATGCTACACCGCCAATGCCCACGCGCACACGATGGAAGGGCCGGTGGTTCACGTCCGCAACAACTATGAGGCGCTCAGCTTCGACTTCGGGCCGACGCTGGCAGGATGGCTGGAGACGCACGGCAAGGCGGCCTATCGCGCCATAAAGCGCGGCGACAGTCTTTCGAGCGAGCATCGCGGCGGCCACGGCAATGCGCTCGCGCATCCGTACATTCATTCGATTCTGCCGCTGCTGCCGGCGCGCGATCGCGAGCTGCAGATTCACTGGGGAATCGAGGACTTTGTTTTTCGATTCGGGCGCCGGCCGATGGGGATGTGGTTGCCCGAGTGCGCAGCCGATGACGATACGCTGGCCTCGATCGCGGCGGCGGGCCTGAAATTCGTCATTCTCGCCGCCGACCAGGGAAGGTGGCATGGCCCGGAGGCAGACAGCCGCTCGGGCGGGCCGTTTCTGTGGCGCGGCGGCGATTTGAGCCTCACGATCTTCCGTTCCGATCGCGAGCTTTCAGGAACAATTTCGTTTGGCGAGGGATTGGCGGACGGCGCGCGCCTTGCCGAATGGATCGCCGTAACCGCGCTCAGCCTGCAACCCGGCGCGGCGCTGGTGATTGCGACGGACGGGGAGACGTTTGGGCATCATAATAAGCACGGCGCGGCAGAACTCGCGCGCGCGCTGATTCTGCTCGAACGGCGCGAGGATGTGATCCTAACCAACTGCGCCGAGTACCTCGAGCATCATCCGGCGCGCGGCGCGTTCGAGATCGCGAGCGCGTCGTCGTGGAGCTGTCCGCATGGCGTGGAGCGATGGCGCTCGGATTGCGGATGCCGGCTCGATACCAACACGTCGCAGGAGTGGCGCGAGCCGTTTCGCGCCGCGATGGAGTTCGTGAAGAATCACACCGAGGCAGTTTACGATCGCTTTGCGCCGGCGATCGTGAAAGAGCATCGCGCGGCGCTGTGCGACGGAATCCGCCTGCTGATCGATCGCAATCCCGCGATTCACGACGAATTTTTCACCCGCTACCAGGTGCTCAACGAGTCCAATCGCGAGACGCTGCTCCGGCTGTTCGAGATGATCCGCGCAGGGCAGGCGTCGCTCACGAGTTGCGGGTGGTTCTTCGACGATTTCAGCGGGCATGAAGGGCGCTGCACGCTGCGTTGGGCCGCGCGCGCGGTCGAACTTGCGGCAGAGCACAGCGCGAGTATCGAGTTCGAGTTGCTCGAGCGGCTGCGCGAAATAAATTCGGGCATCCACGACAATAGCAACGCCGCAAGTCTGTACCTCAGCCTCAAAACGCGCGAAGCTCGGGGGCGAGTTTAA
- a CDS encoding DUF1329 domain-containing protein, giving the protein MRNRTFTVYDARARASNRFAAMVLIAYLLAVAGIAAGESKPSSEIAAAAASSSAPPGTTIDRGNMSKFASLIPPAMGFLIEHGLTVDVVPARRIAWPRAYQQATEQYSGQVRLDSEDVIQNYVAGLPFPVIERADPKAAVKIAYNWHWGPFIPPQVTLLAMQKTRAWIVDAAHPGQLVEDDAHRDVRNEGSCEQIVIVRYMHTMRELADSHHRDSPVEYKQRGNYCGPEPNAYIMIQYLDPARSSDSWYFPIAVRRWRRMKLRGGYPHQSCTYACAQFWWEYVPPKTEAYTYKLLGEQPLLACLDAKGGRAGIQRNLSATRLGHVDCEVRPAYVLEMTPRAAPENILPAKLYLDKETYLFLGAQFYREATPDGLLPMWNRQTLPNDETSMVLADDFYVTGDRPLFFLSLNMEEEPNVLDSDPPTNHIFNPKAQGYDPH; this is encoded by the coding sequence GTGAGGAATCGAACCTTCACCGTGTACGATGCGCGCGCTCGTGCGTCGAATCGCTTCGCTGCCATGGTTCTGATCGCGTACCTGCTTGCGGTGGCGGGTATCGCCGCGGGCGAGTCGAAACCATCAAGCGAGATTGCCGCGGCGGCAGCGTCTTCATCCGCGCCGCCTGGAACGACGATCGATCGCGGCAACATGAGCAAGTTTGCTTCGCTGATCCCGCCGGCGATGGGCTTCCTGATCGAACACGGCCTGACGGTGGATGTGGTGCCAGCACGGCGCATCGCATGGCCGCGCGCATATCAACAGGCGACGGAGCAGTACTCGGGGCAGGTGCGCCTGGATTCCGAGGATGTGATCCAAAATTACGTCGCCGGGCTGCCCTTCCCGGTTATCGAGCGCGCCGACCCCAAGGCGGCGGTCAAGATCGCGTACAACTGGCATTGGGGCCCATTCATCCCGCCGCAGGTGACGCTGCTTGCGATGCAGAAAACGAGAGCGTGGATAGTTGACGCCGCGCATCCCGGGCAACTGGTCGAAGATGACGCTCATCGCGATGTCCGCAATGAGGGGAGCTGCGAGCAGATCGTGATCGTGCGCTACATGCATACGATGCGGGAGTTGGCCGACTCGCACCATCGCGATTCCCCGGTCGAGTACAAGCAACGCGGCAACTACTGCGGCCCCGAGCCGAACGCCTACATCATGATTCAATACCTCGATCCGGCGCGGAGCAGCGACTCGTGGTATTTCCCGATCGCGGTGAGGCGCTGGCGGCGGATGAAATTGCGGGGCGGCTATCCGCATCAGTCGTGCACCTACGCGTGCGCCCAGTTCTGGTGGGAATACGTGCCGCCCAAGACGGAGGCATACACGTACAAATTGCTCGGCGAGCAGCCGCTGCTGGCGTGCCTGGACGCGAAGGGCGGGCGGGCAGGAATCCAGCGGAATCTGAGCGCGACACGGCTTGGCCACGTCGATTGCGAGGTCAGGCCGGCCTATGTTCTCGAGATGACGCCGCGGGCCGCGCCGGAGAATATCCTTCCCGCCAAATTATATCTCGACAAGGAGACTTACCTTTTCCTGGGCGCGCAGTTCTATCGAGAGGCGACCCCCGACGGTCTGCTGCCGATGTGGAACCGGCAGACTCTGCCCAACGACGAAACCTCGATGGTGCTGGCCGACGACTTCTATGTCACGGGCGATCGGCCGCTGTTTTTTCTTTCTCTGAACATGGAAGAGGAACCGAATGTGCTCGACTCGGACCCGCCGACGAACCACATCTTCAATCCCAAAGCGCAAGGCTACGATCCGCACTAG
- a CDS encoding MaoC family dehydratase N-terminal domain-containing protein, whose translation MPDKSVIGKTGKPFTMHVDWSKVREFARAIKDPNPLYFDQELAKKELGGVPVPVTFLQTSAFWTDETSSPGFGGFDLRRILHGEQDFEFFKPIFVGDTLTGVTKIADLFEKEGGRGGKMTFLVTETTYTNQKGEKVATARATLIETGQAVKA comes from the coding sequence ATGCCAGATAAAAGTGTGATCGGCAAGACCGGCAAACCATTTACGATGCACGTCGATTGGAGCAAGGTGCGCGAGTTCGCCCGCGCGATCAAGGATCCCAATCCGCTCTACTTCGATCAGGAACTGGCGAAGAAGGAACTCGGCGGAGTGCCGGTGCCGGTCACCTTCCTGCAGACCAGCGCGTTCTGGACTGACGAGACTTCGAGCCCCGGCTTCGGCGGCTTCGATCTCAGGCGCATCCTGCACGGCGAGCAGGACTTCGAATTCTTCAAGCCGATCTTCGTCGGCGATACGCTGACCGGCGTGACCAAAATCGCCGACCTGTTCGAGAAGGAAGGCGGACGCGGCGGCAAGATGACGTTTCTCGTCACCGAAACCACTTACACCAATCAGAAGGGCGAAAAAGTCGCCACCGCGCGCGCGACGCTGATCGAAACCGGACAAGCGGTGAAGGCATAG
- a CDS encoding carbonic anhydrase, translated as MRRKPDLKLLLLTAIAFAIISGTALRADEHPPGVSASESLRMLLEGNQRFISGKMTHPDQTTARRVELVRGQHPFAAILACSDSRTAPEILFDRGLGDIFVARVAGNVADQVVIESLDYAVKHLGVRLMMILGHRRCGAVTAAVIGHDEPGDVGPMLSELRPAVEASKGEPGDPVENAIRENVKLVVTKLADSPELSAMVKSRELKVVGGIYDLDSGKIEMLP; from the coding sequence ATGAGACGAAAGCCTGATCTGAAGCTTCTTCTACTGACTGCGATCGCGTTCGCAATAATTTCCGGCACTGCTCTCAGAGCCGACGAACATCCTCCCGGCGTCAGCGCGTCCGAGAGCTTGCGGATGCTGCTGGAAGGCAATCAGCGTTTCATCAGCGGCAAAATGACGCATCCCGATCAGACCACGGCGCGGCGCGTCGAGCTTGTCAGGGGGCAGCATCCGTTTGCCGCGATCCTCGCCTGCTCGGACTCGCGCACCGCGCCCGAGATACTTTTCGATCGCGGCCTCGGTGACATCTTCGTCGCGCGCGTCGCGGGCAACGTCGCGGACCAGGTCGTGATCGAGAGCCTCGACTATGCGGTGAAGCATCTCGGCGTGCGGCTCATGATGATACTGGGTCATCGGCGATGCGGCGCCGTCACCGCCGCGGTGATCGGTCATGACGAGCCGGGCGACGTCGGCCCGATGCTGTCCGAGTTGCGCCCCGCGGTCGAAGCGTCGAAGGGCGAGCCGGGCGACCCGGTCGAAAATGCGATTCGCGAAAACGTCAAGCTGGTCGTGACGAAACTCGCCGACTCGCCCGAGCTATCTGCGATGGTGAAATCTCGCGAGCTGAAGGTGGTCGGCGGCATCTACGATCTCGACTCGGGCAAGATCGAGATGCTCCCGTAG
- a CDS encoding MaoC/PaaZ C-terminal domain-containing protein: MAAKLKFESVKVGDEIPKIVIEGVTRPDFVRYAGASGDFVPLHYDQTFVETAGIPTVFAQGMYTAGLLSKAVTDYVGVGNVRRFQVRFATRVWPGDVVTLTGKVTGKTEANGEKQIEGDLIVLNQKGEPAIRGSFRAACA; the protein is encoded by the coding sequence ATGGCGGCAAAGCTGAAATTTGAATCGGTCAAGGTTGGCGACGAGATTCCAAAAATCGTGATCGAGGGCGTGACGCGTCCCGATTTCGTGCGCTATGCGGGCGCATCGGGCGATTTCGTGCCACTGCACTACGATCAGACGTTCGTCGAGACGGCGGGAATCCCGACCGTGTTCGCGCAGGGGATGTACACCGCGGGGCTGCTGTCGAAGGCGGTCACCGACTACGTGGGCGTCGGCAACGTGCGCCGCTTCCAGGTGCGGTTTGCGACGCGCGTATGGCCCGGCGACGTCGTGACCTTGACCGGCAAGGTCACCGGCAAGACCGAGGCGAACGGCGAGAAGCAGATCGAAGGCGACCTGATCGTGCTGAATCAGAAAGGCGAGCCCGCGATCAGAGGCAGCTTCCGCGCCGCGTGCGCCTAG
- a CDS encoding DNA sulfur modification protein DndB has product MPEESQTLQTGADSKLNETDGHMVAGVKLDDVRFLGRVRASQLFQIAPDPRETENRKRVDGSKELQVLAQVRSEVQRMFVGAKAKNVPSYARYIVGVSKLNQDGLTPPIVLYSEEPLKTQIDSRGMGFIQIPWEQRLVAIDGETQLAARYEAANIDPDTKKDFVPVYICHGRDHVWASQCFHDLNALAVQPNAALIIAMDSHDPLTQITREIEVAVPFFKGRVNKVRRQLGKNDYEVVTITALRGACITLAEGIRGVQYGTRPVPVDEKLIPAIREVATEWLREVTSAIGPAMEDPQSLASAPAVLAAIGAVGHELLNLDAAERASKRQLLIERLSGVDWTRGKQWEGIAGKFTPKGNFSVGGSKETAYAVYSALNDPNSLGYKRIRHQAVDSVISDEIQAQP; this is encoded by the coding sequence ATGCCAGAAGAATCTCAAACACTTCAAACCGGCGCAGACAGCAAGCTCAACGAGACGGATGGTCACATGGTCGCGGGCGTTAAGTTGGATGACGTTCGCTTCTTGGGTCGAGTACGAGCATCGCAGCTTTTCCAAATTGCACCAGATCCGCGCGAGACCGAAAACCGGAAGCGCGTAGATGGGAGCAAGGAATTGCAGGTGCTGGCACAAGTGCGCTCAGAGGTTCAGAGGATGTTTGTCGGTGCGAAGGCCAAGAACGTGCCCAGCTACGCGCGCTATATCGTCGGCGTCAGCAAACTCAATCAGGACGGACTAACTCCTCCTATCGTCCTCTATTCTGAAGAACCGTTGAAGACGCAAATCGACAGCAGGGGGATGGGCTTCATCCAAATTCCGTGGGAGCAACGATTAGTCGCGATCGATGGAGAGACACAACTCGCTGCGCGCTACGAGGCTGCCAATATTGATCCGGATACCAAGAAAGATTTCGTGCCAGTTTACATTTGCCATGGGCGCGATCACGTTTGGGCGTCTCAGTGTTTTCACGATCTCAACGCGCTTGCCGTTCAACCCAACGCGGCTCTGATAATTGCCATGGACTCGCACGACCCGTTGACCCAGATAACTCGTGAAATCGAAGTGGCGGTCCCCTTCTTCAAGGGACGGGTAAACAAAGTGCGACGACAGTTGGGGAAGAACGATTATGAAGTCGTGACGATCACTGCTTTGAGAGGTGCATGCATTACATTGGCTGAAGGGATCCGCGGCGTACAGTATGGCACGAGACCCGTGCCAGTGGATGAGAAACTAATTCCAGCAATCAGGGAAGTTGCGACGGAATGGCTGCGCGAGGTGACGTCCGCGATCGGACCCGCGATGGAGGATCCGCAGAGCTTGGCATCCGCTCCCGCAGTGCTCGCTGCAATCGGCGCAGTTGGTCATGAATTGCTTAACTTGGATGCAGCCGAACGCGCCTCGAAGAGGCAGTTGCTGATTGAGCGTTTGAGCGGTGTAGATTGGACGCGGGGCAAACAGTGGGAAGGCATCGCGGGAAAGTTCACGCCGAAAGGCAATTTCTCAGTTGGCGGAAGCAAGGAAACGGCGTACGCCGTTTACTCTGCGCTCAACGATCCTAATTCGTTAGGCTACAAAAGAATTCGTCATCAGGCCGTAGACTCTGTCATCTCGGACGAGATACAAGCACAGCCATAA
- the pfkA gene encoding 6-phosphofructokinase, producing the protein MNDEQENEAASIDGADASATAASGPIGILTAGGDAPGMNAAIRAVVRAAVNAEIYVFGFRRGYDGLIKDLAEPLSGRSVANIVQRGGTFLETSRSDDFRSREGRARAANNLKRRGISALIVIGGEGSIVGATVFANETGVRVFAVPASIDNDIPATDFSIGFDTAVNTALEAIDRIRDTAFAYERVFCIEVMGRDSGFIALEVAIGGGAEAVVVPEIPVNLDDICNRVEESHRRGKRSSIIVVSEGPRTGGVMPVAAALTERLKVNARVVVLGHVQRGGAPTARDRLLASRMGIEAVKAILEGEASSLIAETRGEIVRIPLAEAAARERKLDSSLIDLVHQLST; encoded by the coding sequence ATGAACGACGAGCAGGAAAACGAAGCCGCCTCAATCGATGGCGCCGACGCCAGCGCGACTGCAGCGAGCGGCCCGATCGGTATTCTGACCGCGGGTGGCGACGCGCCCGGGATGAACGCCGCGATCCGCGCGGTGGTGCGCGCGGCCGTCAACGCGGAAATCTACGTGTTCGGCTTCCGCCGCGGCTACGACGGCCTGATCAAGGATCTCGCGGAACCGCTGAGCGGCCGCTCGGTCGCCAATATCGTGCAGCGCGGCGGAACCTTTCTCGAGACCTCGCGCTCGGATGATTTCCGCTCGCGCGAGGGCCGCGCACGCGCCGCCAACAATCTCAAGCGGCGCGGAATCAGTGCGCTGATCGTGATCGGCGGCGAGGGATCGATCGTCGGCGCCACCGTCTTCGCCAATGAAACCGGCGTGCGCGTGTTCGCGGTGCCCGCCTCGATCGATAACGATATCCCGGCGACAGATTTTTCGATCGGCTTCGACACCGCGGTGAATACCGCGCTCGAGGCGATCGACCGCATCCGCGATACCGCCTTCGCCTACGAGCGGGTCTTTTGCATCGAGGTGATGGGCCGCGATTCGGGCTTTATCGCGCTCGAAGTGGCGATTGGCGGCGGCGCCGAGGCGGTCGTCGTGCCGGAGATCCCGGTAAATCTCGACGACATCTGCAATCGCGTCGAGGAGAGTCATCGCCGCGGCAAGCGCTCGTCGATAATCGTCGTTTCGGAGGGTCCCAGGACGGGCGGCGTGATGCCGGTCGCGGCGGCGCTCACCGAGCGATTGAAAGTGAATGCGCGCGTCGTGGTGCTCGGCCACGTGCAACGCGGCGGCGCGCCGACCGCGCGCGATCGCCTGCTCGCGAGCCGCATGGGTATCGAAGCAGTTAAAGCGATACTTGAAGGCGAGGCGTCGAGCCTGATTGCCGAGACGCGCGGCGAAATCGTACGGATTCCGCTGGCCGAAGCCGCCGCCCGCGAGCGCAAGCTCGATTCGTCGCTGATCGATTTGGTGCATCAGCTATCCACTTGA